From Verrucomicrobiia bacterium, one genomic window encodes:
- a CDS encoding DegT/DnrJ/EryC1/StrS family aminotransferase, with protein MNQPIPYFDLPAQLRPLRKELDAVIAKTLDNCSFCLGPDVAQFERDFAVYCGAQHAVGFNSGTSALHVAMLLLNIRPGDEVITTPFTFVATSWAISYVGAKPVYVDIEDQTFNLDPKLVEKAITPRTKAIVPVHLYGQPCDLDPLLEICRKHKLPLVEDAAQAHGAKYRGKVVGTFGAMSEFSFYPGKNLGAAGEGGALVTNDAAYAARAKSLREHGSTQRYYHDEVGFNYRMEGIQGAVLGVKLKHLDKWTHERRRVAHRYHELLKDTPLQLPLEADYAESVYHVYAVRHPRRDDLKKHLDENQVGCGLHYPLPLHLQKCYSNLGYKAGDFPVSEKAARECLSLPMFPDLTEEQIQRVVSVIKTFFKG; from the coding sequence ATGAACCAACCTATTCCTTATTTTGATTTGCCGGCTCAACTGCGTCCGTTACGCAAGGAACTTGATGCCGTGATCGCCAAAACCCTGGATAATTGCAGCTTTTGTCTGGGACCCGACGTTGCGCAGTTCGAACGCGATTTTGCCGTGTATTGCGGGGCGCAGCACGCCGTCGGCTTCAACAGCGGCACGTCCGCGTTGCACGTTGCGATGCTGCTGCTCAACATCAGGCCGGGCGATGAAGTGATCACCACGCCGTTTACTTTCGTGGCGACGAGTTGGGCGATTTCCTACGTCGGCGCAAAACCGGTTTACGTGGATATCGAAGACCAGACGTTCAATCTCGATCCCAAGCTGGTCGAAAAAGCGATCACGCCGCGGACCAAGGCGATCGTGCCGGTGCATCTTTACGGCCAGCCGTGCGATCTGGATCCCTTGCTGGAAATTTGCCGCAAACACAAGTTGCCGCTGGTGGAAGACGCCGCGCAAGCTCACGGCGCGAAGTATCGCGGAAAAGTCGTCGGCACATTTGGCGCCATGTCCGAATTCAGTTTTTATCCCGGCAAAAACCTCGGTGCTGCCGGCGAGGGCGGGGCGCTCGTGACCAACGATGCCGCCTACGCCGCGCGCGCGAAGTCGTTGCGCGAACATGGTTCCACGCAACGCTATTACCACGACGAAGTGGGCTTCAACTATCGCATGGAAGGCATCCAGGGCGCGGTGCTCGGTGTAAAACTCAAGCATCTCGACAAATGGACCCACGAACGCCGGCGCGTGGCGCACCGCTATCACGAATTGTTGAAAGACACGCCGCTGCAATTACCGCTCGAAGCGGACTATGCCGAAAGCGTTTATCACGTTTACGCCGTGCGCCACCCGCGCCGGGACGATTTGAAGAAGCATCTCGATGAGAATCAGGTCGGTTGCGGTCTGCATTACCCGCTGCCGCTGCATCTCCAGAAGTGCTATAGCAATTTGGGCTATAAAGCGGGCGATTTCCCGGTGTCCGAGAAGGCCGCGCGCGAATGTCTGAGTCTTCCTATGTTCCCGGACCTGACCGAAGAGCAAATTCAGCGGGTCGTAAGCGTCATAAAGACGTTTTTTAAGGGTTAA
- a CDS encoding S1/P1 nuclease, which translates to MSYAYLVKNIFVILLILLGLSLSPLPAFAWGSAGHMMIAAEAYRNLSPELKAQVFEVLKSHPDFAKWTNAYHPNANVELAAYVFMRSSTWPDEIRRDGSKYDHPDWHFMDYPLRPPLFPLEPDAKTNDDVLYGIAYCEAIVSNPNADKESRAAYLSYLIHLIGDLHQPLHCASFFGEAYPEGDRGGNDFYVKPSIKGVRLHGIWDSLLGSAMSSQIQWKYAITIATEFPRSGLPELAAHTTPKSWSLESRELAIEKGYLRGKLKGSTNAETAPSLPEGYTAAAKIVAERQAALAGYRLADEIQKYLKLDHPVPLLPANTVPASLAHVGKIGTAEASHYYDETMVVTGKVVDVSIRANVALLNLDKPYPDSPFTVAIFAESMDQFGDLNRFKNHDVELSGTITEYHGKPEMILDSPSEIKITDGK; encoded by the coding sequence ATGAGTTACGCCTATTTGGTGAAAAATATTTTTGTTATTCTTCTTATCCTTTTGGGATTGAGCTTATCGCCCCTGCCGGCTTTTGCCTGGGGTTCTGCGGGCCACATGATGATCGCGGCCGAGGCTTACCGGAATCTTTCGCCTGAGTTGAAGGCGCAAGTGTTTGAGGTTTTGAAAAGCCATCCTGATTTCGCGAAATGGACCAACGCTTATCATCCCAATGCCAATGTGGAACTGGCCGCGTATGTCTTTATGCGCAGCAGCACCTGGCCGGATGAAATTCGCCGCGACGGAAGCAAATATGACCATCCCGACTGGCACTTCATGGATTATCCGTTGCGGCCTCCGCTGTTCCCGCTCGAGCCGGATGCCAAAACCAATGACGACGTGCTCTACGGCATTGCGTACTGTGAAGCGATCGTGAGCAACCCCAACGCGGACAAGGAATCGCGCGCCGCTTATTTATCCTACTTGATCCATTTGATCGGAGACTTGCACCAGCCGCTGCACTGCGCTTCGTTTTTTGGCGAGGCCTATCCCGAAGGCGACCGTGGCGGAAACGATTTTTATGTAAAACCGTCCATCAAGGGAGTTCGCCTGCACGGAATTTGGGACAGCTTGCTGGGAAGTGCAATGAGTTCACAGATCCAGTGGAAATACGCCATCACCATCGCAACGGAATTTCCGCGGTCCGGACTGCCTGAACTGGCGGCGCACACGACTCCAAAATCGTGGAGCCTGGAAAGCCGTGAACTTGCCATCGAGAAAGGTTATTTGCGCGGCAAATTAAAAGGCAGCACGAATGCCGAAACCGCGCCGAGCCTGCCCGAGGGTTACACGGCGGCGGCCAAGATTGTAGCCGAACGGCAAGCGGCCCTGGCCGGTTACCGGCTGGCAGATGAGATCCAAAAATATCTCAAACTGGATCACCCCGTTCCATTGCTGCCGGCAAATACAGTTCCGGCTTCGCTCGCGCACGTGGGGAAAATTGGGACTGCGGAGGCCAGCCATTACTACGACGAAACGATGGTGGTTACGGGCAAGGTCGTTGATGTCAGCATTCGAGCCAATGTTGCCCTGCTAAATCTGGACAAGCCTTATCCCGATTCGCCATTTACGGTGGCGATATTCGCGGAGAGCATGGATCAATTTGGCGATTTGAATCGTTTCAAAAATCACGATGTGGAACTCAGCGGCACGATCACGGAATATCACGGCAAACCAGAAATGATTTTGGATTCTCCATCTGAAATCAAAATCACGGATGGGAAATGA
- a CDS encoding choice-of-anchor tandem repeat GloVer-containing protein translates to MATASSFSTAFVFNGTNGSYPNSMFLASDGNLYGTTLFGGTNGSLGTIFELNKTGRFHSLFSFNGTNGSLPVGFSEGADGVFYGVTSQGGSNSDGTIFKITTNTVMTTLVTFNGTNGSLPQSGLVQSPVDGSFYGTTSIGGTNGNNGTVYQLTTNGAFKTILSFNSTNGSSPYGMLTFGKDGSLYGTTYFGGSNQNGTIFRITTNGVITNLFIFDGANFGGSPYSGVIQGTDNNLYGTTSQGSSNGFGSIFRISTNGTGFTTLAAFNGTSDTNIIATPYGPLTQAADGSFYGTTLNGGTNNNMGTLYHLTTNFVLSQVVSFGDSNGAAGAVPRSALVVTPSSDLFGTTTSGVGTNSPGTIFKLALVDGSVPPITISLAANNSTLSFSWNSLPGITYQLQSNSAPGVSDWTNFGSAVLASNTTTTVTGTLGTTGGLYYRVIGIKP, encoded by the coding sequence GTGGCTACCGCATCCTCTTTCTCAACGGCTTTTGTTTTTAACGGCACGAATGGATCATATCCCAATTCGATGTTCCTCGCGTCGGACGGCAATTTATATGGGACCACGCTTTTTGGCGGCACGAATGGGAGTCTGGGCACAATCTTCGAGTTAAATAAAACCGGCAGGTTTCACAGCTTGTTTTCATTCAACGGCACCAATGGTTCATTGCCAGTCGGGTTTTCGGAGGGTGCGGACGGAGTCTTTTATGGCGTCACTTCTCAAGGCGGATCCAACTCCGATGGCACAATTTTTAAGATAACGACCAACACTGTGATGACCACCCTGGTTACTTTTAATGGCACCAATGGTTCCCTGCCTCAAAGCGGGCTTGTGCAAAGCCCGGTGGACGGCAGCTTTTACGGGACGACATCTATCGGCGGCACGAATGGAAATAATGGCACGGTTTATCAACTGACCACCAATGGCGCATTCAAAACGATTCTCTCATTCAACAGTACGAACGGTTCGAGCCCCTACGGCATGCTGACTTTCGGCAAGGACGGCAGTCTTTATGGCACGACTTACTTTGGCGGGTCGAACCAGAATGGCACGATCTTCCGCATCACGACCAACGGCGTAATCACAAATCTTTTCATATTCGATGGTGCCAACTTTGGCGGCAGTCCTTACAGCGGCGTCATCCAAGGGACCGATAACAATCTCTACGGAACGACTTCACAAGGCAGCTCGAATGGTTTCGGCAGTATTTTCCGCATTAGCACGAATGGCACTGGTTTCACAACGCTGGCCGCTTTCAACGGCACGAGTGACACGAATATCATCGCGACGCCTTACGGCCCGCTGACCCAGGCGGCCGATGGCAGCTTTTACGGCACAACCCTGAACGGCGGCACGAATAATAATATGGGCACGCTCTATCATCTCACCACTAACTTCGTGCTTAGCCAGGTCGTTTCCTTTGGTGACAGCAATGGCGCCGCTGGCGCCGTTCCTCGCAGCGCTCTGGTCGTCACTCCAAGCAGCGATCTCTTTGGAACAACCACTTCCGGCGTCGGCACCAACAGTCCGGGCACGATCTTCAAGCTCGCTTTGGTAGATGGTTCCGTACCGCCAATCACCATTAGTCTGGCAGCCAATAACTCGACGCTCTCTTTCAGTTGGAATTCGCTGCCGGGAATTACTTATCAATTACAGTCCAACTCCGCTCCGGGAGTTTCTGACTGGACGAATTTTGGTTCGGCCGTGCTCGCGTCGAACACTACTACGACGGTCACGGGAACTCTGGGCACGACCGGCGGACTCTATTATCGAGTGATCGGAATCAAGCCCTGA
- the rfbB gene encoding dTDP-glucose 4,6-dehydratase, translated as MNLLITGGAGFIGSNLIHHIIERPEITRLINLDCLTYAGHLANLEKVSRHPKYVFEKIDLRDKPAVLQVVEKYSVTNVMHLAAESHVDRSITGPGDFVHTNIVGTFHLLEACRAAWLKDSSKAPAGNRFHHVSTDEVYGSLGATGFFTETTPYAPNSPYSASKASSDLLVRAYHHTYGLPVVITNCSNNYGPLQFPEKLIPVVIQSVLARKAIPVYGDGMNIRDWLYVRDHAEALWQVLTGGKNGETYNIGGHNEWANIHIVHLICDLIDELSPQSGGNSRQLITFVKDRLGHDRRYAIDAAKIKNELGWVPAHTFETGIRETVQWYLANQPWVNEVRKKA; from the coding sequence ATGAATCTTTTAATCACTGGCGGCGCGGGTTTCATCGGCTCCAACCTCATTCATCACATCATCGAGCGGCCGGAAATCACGCGGCTGATCAATTTGGATTGCCTGACTTATGCGGGGCACCTCGCGAACCTTGAAAAAGTTTCGCGCCATCCAAAATACGTTTTCGAGAAAATAGATTTGCGCGACAAGCCGGCCGTGTTGCAGGTCGTCGAAAAATATTCGGTGACGAACGTCATGCACCTCGCGGCGGAATCGCACGTGGATCGTTCCATCACCGGCCCTGGTGATTTTGTGCACACGAATATCGTCGGCACGTTTCATTTGCTCGAGGCGTGCCGCGCAGCGTGGCTTAAGGATTCCAGCAAAGCGCCCGCCGGAAATCGTTTTCATCACGTTTCGACGGATGAAGTTTACGGCAGCCTTGGTGCGACGGGATTTTTTACGGAGACCACGCCTTACGCGCCCAACTCCCCCTACTCTGCCAGCAAAGCCTCCAGCGATTTGCTCGTGCGCGCGTATCATCACACTTATGGCCTGCCGGTCGTGATCACGAATTGCTCGAATAATTATGGGCCGCTGCAATTTCCTGAGAAGCTGATTCCCGTCGTCATTCAGAGCGTGCTCGCGCGCAAGGCGATTCCCGTTTACGGCGATGGCATGAACATCCGCGACTGGCTTTATGTGCGCGACCATGCCGAGGCGCTTTGGCAAGTGCTTACTGGCGGCAAAAATGGCGAAACTTATAATATCGGCGGGCATAATGAATGGGCGAACATTCACATCGTGCATTTGATTTGCGATTTGATTGACGAGTTGTCACCACAGAGCGGCGGCAATTCCCGACAGCTTATTACTTTCGTCAAAGACCGCCTTGGGCACGACCGTCGCTATGCTATTGATGCGGCCAAAATCAAAAACGAACTCGGCTGGGTTCCGGCGCATACGTTTGAAACGGGCATCCGCGAGACGGTGCAATGGTATCTGGCAAACCAGCCGTGGGTGAACGAGGTTCGAAAAAAGGCTTGA
- a CDS encoding sugar nucleotide-binding protein, protein MILLLGATGYIGEAFARELRQRNQAFTALSRRDVDYTRFDVLLEYLRSARPAFLVNAAGYTGKPNVDACETAQADTLQGNTLLPATIAHACEATNTPWGHVSSGCIFAGAKVNRNGHLTVEKDLTRPELKDLAAKNPSAILGFTETDEPNFSFRRPPCSFYSGTKALGEEAIHGIGQGYVWRLRIPFDEVDNARNYLSKVQRYPKVYDNVNSISHRADFVKACLDLWKLRAPFGIYNVTNPGFVTTRQVVEKVERILKPARHFEFWESDEEFYRVAAKTPRSNCVMDAAKLLGAGVKIRPVDEALDDSLMNWRREN, encoded by the coding sequence ATGATTTTGCTTTTAGGTGCGACGGGTTACATCGGCGAAGCGTTTGCCCGCGAGTTGCGGCAACGGAATCAAGCCTTCACCGCGCTTTCGCGCCGCGACGTTGATTACACGCGCTTTGATGTGCTGCTGGAATATTTGCGCTCGGCGCGCCCGGCGTTCCTCGTGAATGCCGCCGGCTATACCGGCAAACCTAACGTGGATGCCTGTGAAACCGCGCAGGCCGACACGCTTCAGGGAAATACGCTCCTCCCCGCAACCATCGCACACGCTTGCGAGGCCACCAATACACCGTGGGGACATGTTTCGTCAGGCTGCATTTTTGCGGGCGCAAAGGTGAATCGCAATGGCCATCTCACTGTGGAAAAAGATTTGACGCGTCCGGAACTAAAAGATCTGGCCGCAAAAAATCCTTCGGCGATTCTGGGTTTCACGGAAACAGACGAACCGAACTTTTCTTTTCGCCGTCCGCCATGCAGTTTTTACAGCGGTACAAAAGCGCTCGGTGAAGAAGCGATTCATGGCATCGGGCAAGGCTATGTATGGCGCCTGCGCATTCCCTTCGATGAAGTGGATAATGCGCGCAATTATCTCTCGAAAGTCCAGCGTTACCCGAAAGTCTATGACAATGTGAATTCCATTTCGCATCGCGCCGATTTCGTGAAGGCGTGCCTGGATTTGTGGAAACTGCGCGCGCCCTTTGGCATTTATAATGTGACCAATCCTGGCTTTGTCACCACGCGCCAGGTCGTGGAAAAAGTGGAGCGCATTTTGAAACCGGCGCGGCATTTTGAATTTTGGGAAAGCGATGAGGAGTTTTATCGCGTCGCCGCCAAAACCCCGCGCTCGAATTGCGTGATGGATGCCGCGAAACTTCTGGGCGCGGGCGTAAAGATTCGCCCGGTGGATGAGGCGCTCGATGATTCCCTGATGAATTGGCGGCGCGAAAATTAA
- the rfbA gene encoding glucose-1-phosphate thymidylyltransferase RfbA, which produces MKGIILAGGAGSRLFPLTLVASKQLQPVYDKPMVYYPLTTLIEGGVREFCLISTPHDLPRFRQLLGDGKNWGLTIEYREQSKPEGIAQAFLIAESFIGKDDVTLILGDNIFYGGDGFHRAFTEFRSGATIFGYHVHDPERYGVVEFDAAGKAISIEEKPQKPRSNYAVPGLYVYDNDVVAIAKALKPSARGELEITAVNVEYLRRGKLRVSRLDRGFAWLDAGTSSSLHEASAYVQTIEKRQGIKIGCPEEAAFRKNFISLEELDKLNAKIPNCEYRDYLIELVAEAKRLKN; this is translated from the coding sequence ATGAAAGGCATCATCCTCGCAGGCGGCGCAGGTTCGCGCTTGTTTCCTTTGACCCTGGTGGCGAGCAAACAACTCCAGCCGGTTTATGACAAACCGATGGTTTATTATCCGCTCACAACGCTGATTGAGGGCGGCGTGCGCGAGTTCTGCCTCATTTCGACGCCTCATGATTTGCCGCGCTTCCGGCAACTGCTCGGCGATGGCAAAAACTGGGGGCTCACGATTGAATATCGCGAGCAGTCCAAACCGGAAGGCATCGCGCAGGCATTTCTCATTGCGGAATCCTTCATCGGCAAGGATGATGTGACGCTGATCCTGGGCGATAATATTTTTTACGGCGGCGATGGTTTTCATCGCGCATTCACGGAGTTCCGCAGCGGTGCGACGATTTTCGGTTATCATGTCCACGACCCCGAACGCTACGGCGTGGTGGAATTCGATGCCGCGGGCAAGGCGATTTCCATTGAGGAAAAGCCACAGAAGCCACGCAGCAATTATGCGGTTCCGGGACTTTACGTATATGATAACGACGTCGTGGCCATCGCCAAAGCATTGAAGCCCTCGGCGCGAGGTGAATTGGAGATTACGGCGGTGAACGTGGAATATTTGCGGCGCGGGAAATTGCGCGTGTCGCGGCTGGACCGCGGGTTCGCGTGGCTGGACGCGGGCACGAGCAGCAGCTTGCACGAAGCCTCGGCGTATGTGCAAACGATTGAAAAGCGGCAGGGCATAAAAATCGGTTGCCCAGAGGAAGCGGCATTTCGCAAAAATTTTATTTCGCTTGAGGAATTGGATAAACTGAATGCCAAAATTCCAAATTGCGAATATCGCGATTATTTGATCGAGTTGGTCGCCGAGGCGAAGCGTTTGAAGAATTAG